A single region of the Lycium barbarum isolate Lr01 chromosome 2, ASM1917538v2, whole genome shotgun sequence genome encodes:
- the LOC132626152 gene encoding uncharacterized protein LOC132626152 isoform X2 translates to MGPKYEIGTRNHSRTDAVVTKNEHEASSPIIFLLDSKHESESRTSLGSILNESASGSSKSSELSCSTFSSSSGYSSDDFILVNPKIASNSISLKIPSSKFLPDDKLELNTSTSSASGVLDITDESLLTTVPSTKCPSIQVMERQGGYDPNRVPSSIFESKSSTPNEWSAASDESLFSINVSLSRDHNSRELSRCVELDRCEELSKSGELVSFGHLPAVKEEHMETSFDAKRGVVTGNNFIETGTQHKPIKKEVHFEGETKLRGNRDFSIAVGHSEGNGGFRDSYSAPHHSNGNDKSLAFPTDKKSTEPFCHVVYYTKKKSRWPLCFYSHCSCGSCCSRWPSCCCKSASCLSCKWSSWICFSCKWLSWSCCFHKWPSKQGCCCK, encoded by the exons ATGGGCCCTAAATATGAAATTGGAACCCGTAATCATTCTCGAACAGATGCAGTGGTTACTAAAAATGAACATGAGGCCAGTTCACCAATAATCTTTCTCCTGGATTCTAAACATGAGAGTGAAAGTAGAACAAGCTTGGGTTCTATCTTAAATGAAAGTGCTTCAGGGTCAAGTAAGAGTTCAGAACTTTCTTGTTCCACGTTTTCATCCTCGTCCGGTTATTCCTCGGATGATTTCATACTAGTGAATCCAAAAATAGCATCCAACTCTATCTCATTAAAAATACCATCTTCTAAATTTCTTCCGGATGACAAATTGGAATTGAATACATCAACAAGCTCTGCCTCGGGGGTTTTAGACATCACTGATGAATCATTATTGACAACCGTGCCAAGCACAAAATGTCCTTCTATCCAAGTGATGGAGAGGCAAGGAGGTTACGATCCCAACAGAGTTCCGTCTTCCATTTTCGAAAGTAAATCTTCAACACCTAATGAATGGAGTGCTGCCTCTGACGAGTCATTATTTAGTATCAACGTCAGTCTTTCGAGGGATCATAATTCTCGCGAACTAAGCAGGTGTGTGGAATTGGACAGATGTGAAGAACTTAGCAAGTCTGGCGAGCTAGTTAGCTTTGGACACTTACCAGCTGTAAAAGAAGAACATATGGAAACGAGTTTTGATGCAAAAAGAGGTGTGGTTACTGGAAACAACTTTATTGAAACAGGAACGCAACATAAACCAATTAAGAAAGAAGTCCATTTTGAAGGGGAAACAAAATTAAGAGGGAACAGGGACTTCTCAATTGCTGTGGGCCATTCCGAAGGGAACGGAGGGTTTAGAGACTCCTACAGCGCCCCTCACCATTCCAATGGTAATGATAAGTCTTTAGCTTTTCCAAC AGATAAAAAGTCCACAGAACCTTTTTGCCATGTTGTTTATTACACAAAAAAGAAGTCTAGATGGCCGTTATGCTTCTATTCCCATTGTAGCTGCGGGTCGTGCTGCTCTAGATGGCCAAGCTGTTGTTGTAAGAGTGCAAGTTGCTTGTCTTGTAAGTGGTCAAGCTGGATATGTTTCTCTTGTAAGTGGTTAAGCTGGTCTTGTTGTTTCCATAAGTGGCCAAGCAAACAGGGCTGCTGCTGCAAATGA
- the LOC132626152 gene encoding uncharacterized protein LOC132626152 isoform X3, translating to MVLVVIFSFNPVMGPKYEIGTRNHSRTDAVVTKNEHEASSPIIFLLDSKHESESRTSLGSILNESASGSSKSSELSCSTFSSSSGYSSDDFILVNPKIASNSISLKIPSSKFLPDDKLELNTSTSSASGVLDITDESLLTTVPSTKCPSIQVMERQGGYDPNRVPSSIFESKSSTPNEWSAASDESLFSINVSLSRDHNSRELSRCVELDRCEELSKSGELVSFGHLPAVKEEHMETSFDAKRGVVTGNNFIETGTQHKPIKKEVHFEGETKLRGNRDFSIAVGHSEGNGGFRDSYSAPHHSNEIKSPQNLFAMLFITQKRSLDGRYASIPIVAAGRAALDGQAVVVRVQVACLVSGQAGYVSLVSG from the exons ATGGTGCTCGTG GTGATTTTTAGCTTTAATCCAGTCATGGGCCCTAAATATGAAATTGGAACCCGTAATCATTCTCGAACAGATGCAGTGGTTACTAAAAATGAACATGAGGCCAGTTCACCAATAATCTTTCTCCTGGATTCTAAACATGAGAGTGAAAGTAGAACAAGCTTGGGTTCTATCTTAAATGAAAGTGCTTCAGGGTCAAGTAAGAGTTCAGAACTTTCTTGTTCCACGTTTTCATCCTCGTCCGGTTATTCCTCGGATGATTTCATACTAGTGAATCCAAAAATAGCATCCAACTCTATCTCATTAAAAATACCATCTTCTAAATTTCTTCCGGATGACAAATTGGAATTGAATACATCAACAAGCTCTGCCTCGGGGGTTTTAGACATCACTGATGAATCATTATTGACAACCGTGCCAAGCACAAAATGTCCTTCTATCCAAGTGATGGAGAGGCAAGGAGGTTACGATCCCAACAGAGTTCCGTCTTCCATTTTCGAAAGTAAATCTTCAACACCTAATGAATGGAGTGCTGCCTCTGACGAGTCATTATTTAGTATCAACGTCAGTCTTTCGAGGGATCATAATTCTCGCGAACTAAGCAGGTGTGTGGAATTGGACAGATGTGAAGAACTTAGCAAGTCTGGCGAGCTAGTTAGCTTTGGACACTTACCAGCTGTAAAAGAAGAACATATGGAAACGAGTTTTGATGCAAAAAGAGGTGTGGTTACTGGAAACAACTTTATTGAAACAGGAACGCAACATAAACCAATTAAGAAAGAAGTCCATTTTGAAGGGGAAACAAAATTAAGAGGGAACAGGGACTTCTCAATTGCTGTGGGCCATTCCGAAGGGAACGGAGGGTTTAGAGACTCCTACAGCGCCCCTCACCATTCCAATG AGATAAAAAGTCCACAGAACCTTTTTGCCATGTTGTTTATTACACAAAAAAGAAGTCTAGATGGCCGTTATGCTTCTATTCCCATTGTAGCTGCGGGTCGTGCTGCTCTAGATGGCCAAGCTGTTGTTGTAAGAGTGCAAGTTGCTTGTCTTGTAAGTGGTCAAGCTGGATATGTTTCTCTTGTAAGTGGTTAA
- the LOC132629318 gene encoding putative methylesterase 11, chloroplastic → MGNSLACFSQNQATKRSNTRSSSRSLPPCFSNSTSQRLDKIHPKETSTSTPSIDHDYIKEQARVAAALLLQHHQQNGTLTQFERSVSLRDPLAFSKKQKSIIPRSSSSRPRLLSDSLPQHLEIPNQDTELGNLETNHFVLVHGGGFGAWCWYKTTTLLKENGYQVDAIDLTGSGAHSFDSNNITTLAEYVKPLTDFLDKLPDGNKVILVGHDIGGACVSYAMELHRSKVFKVVFIAAAMLKNGQSVLDMFSMQTGADDLCQRSQKFLYANGKNHHPTAIDFDKSLLKDVLFNQTTAKDVELASVLLRPIPFAPLTEKISLFATNYGSIPRFYVKTLEDFAIPVSLQEAMIDSNPPEQVFQMKGSDHSPFLSKPQALHKILVEISKIHLK, encoded by the exons ATGGGGAATTCATTGGCATGTTTCTCTCAAAATCAAGCTACCAAAAGAAGCAACACAAGATCATCATCACGTAGTCTTCCTCCATGTTTTTCTAACTCAACAAGCCAAAGATTGGATAAAATACATCCAAAGGAGACTAGTACTAGTACTCCTAGTATTGATCATGATTATATAAAAGAACAAGCTCGAGTAGCTGCAGCTTTGCTTCTCCAACACCATCAGCAAAATGGAACACTCACTCAATTTGAACGTTCAGTTTCTCTAAGGGACCCTTTAGCATTTTCTAAGAAGCAAAAAAGTATTattccaagaagctcaagttctCGTCCGAGGTTATTGTCTGATTCTCTGCCCCAACACTTGGAGATTCCTAATCAG GATACAGAACTTGGCAATTTAGAGACCAACCATTTTGTTCTTGTCCATGGAGGCGGTTTTGGTGCTTGGTGTTGGTACAAAACTACAACACTACTCAAGGAAAATGGATATCAAGTTGATGCTATAGATTTAACTGGTTCTGGTGCTCATTCTTTTGACTCCAACAACATTACCACATTGGCCGAATACGTGAAACCCCTCACTGATTTCCTTGACAAGCTCCCCGATGGCAATAAG GTTATCTTGGTTGGCCACGATATTGGAGGTGCTTGTGTTTCTTATGCAATGGAGTTGCATCGATCAAAAGTCTTTAAGGTGGTTTTTATTGCTGCAGCAATGTTGAAGAATGGACAAAGCGTACTCGATATGTTCTCGATGCAG ACTGGCGCGGACGATCTTTGCCAGCGTTCTCAAAAATTTCTTTATGCAAATGGCAAGAATCATCATCCAACTGCAATTGATTTCGACAAATCATTGTTGAAAGATGTCTTGTTCAATCAAACCACTGCTAAG GATGTTGAATTAGCATCAGTATTATTGAGGCCAATCCCCTTTGCACCACTAACAGAGAAGATTTCCCTTTTTGCAACAAATTATGGTTCTATCCCGAGATTCTACGTAAAAACGTTAGAAGATTTTGCGATTCCAGTGTCCCTTCAGGAGGCTATGATAGATTCGAATCCTCCCGAACAAGTTTTCCAGATGAAAGGCTCAGATCATTCGCCATTTCTGTCTAAACCTCAAGCACTACACAAGATTTTAGTGGAAATTTCAAAGATTCATCTAAAATGA
- the LOC132626152 gene encoding uncharacterized protein LOC132626152 isoform X1 — MVLVVIFSFNPVMGPKYEIGTRNHSRTDAVVTKNEHEASSPIIFLLDSKHESESRTSLGSILNESASGSSKSSELSCSTFSSSSGYSSDDFILVNPKIASNSISLKIPSSKFLPDDKLELNTSTSSASGVLDITDESLLTTVPSTKCPSIQVMERQGGYDPNRVPSSIFESKSSTPNEWSAASDESLFSINVSLSRDHNSRELSRCVELDRCEELSKSGELVSFGHLPAVKEEHMETSFDAKRGVVTGNNFIETGTQHKPIKKEVHFEGETKLRGNRDFSIAVGHSEGNGGFRDSYSAPHHSNGNDKSLAFPTDKKSTEPFCHVVYYTKKKSRWPLCFYSHCSCGSCCSRWPSCCCKSASCLSCKWSSWICFSCKWLSWSCCFHKWPSKQGCCCK, encoded by the exons ATGGTGCTCGTG GTGATTTTTAGCTTTAATCCAGTCATGGGCCCTAAATATGAAATTGGAACCCGTAATCATTCTCGAACAGATGCAGTGGTTACTAAAAATGAACATGAGGCCAGTTCACCAATAATCTTTCTCCTGGATTCTAAACATGAGAGTGAAAGTAGAACAAGCTTGGGTTCTATCTTAAATGAAAGTGCTTCAGGGTCAAGTAAGAGTTCAGAACTTTCTTGTTCCACGTTTTCATCCTCGTCCGGTTATTCCTCGGATGATTTCATACTAGTGAATCCAAAAATAGCATCCAACTCTATCTCATTAAAAATACCATCTTCTAAATTTCTTCCGGATGACAAATTGGAATTGAATACATCAACAAGCTCTGCCTCGGGGGTTTTAGACATCACTGATGAATCATTATTGACAACCGTGCCAAGCACAAAATGTCCTTCTATCCAAGTGATGGAGAGGCAAGGAGGTTACGATCCCAACAGAGTTCCGTCTTCCATTTTCGAAAGTAAATCTTCAACACCTAATGAATGGAGTGCTGCCTCTGACGAGTCATTATTTAGTATCAACGTCAGTCTTTCGAGGGATCATAATTCTCGCGAACTAAGCAGGTGTGTGGAATTGGACAGATGTGAAGAACTTAGCAAGTCTGGCGAGCTAGTTAGCTTTGGACACTTACCAGCTGTAAAAGAAGAACATATGGAAACGAGTTTTGATGCAAAAAGAGGTGTGGTTACTGGAAACAACTTTATTGAAACAGGAACGCAACATAAACCAATTAAGAAAGAAGTCCATTTTGAAGGGGAAACAAAATTAAGAGGGAACAGGGACTTCTCAATTGCTGTGGGCCATTCCGAAGGGAACGGAGGGTTTAGAGACTCCTACAGCGCCCCTCACCATTCCAATGGTAATGATAAGTCTTTAGCTTTTCCAAC AGATAAAAAGTCCACAGAACCTTTTTGCCATGTTGTTTATTACACAAAAAAGAAGTCTAGATGGCCGTTATGCTTCTATTCCCATTGTAGCTGCGGGTCGTGCTGCTCTAGATGGCCAAGCTGTTGTTGTAAGAGTGCAAGTTGCTTGTCTTGTAAGTGGTCAAGCTGGATATGTTTCTCTTGTAAGTGGTTAAGCTGGTCTTGTTGTTTCCATAAGTGGCCAAGCAAACAGGGCTGCTGCTGCAAATGA
- the LOC132626153 gene encoding uncharacterized protein LOC132626153 isoform X1, producing MESSDASKKDIGWNYGAKGLTKDSVTCIFCRETFNGGITRHKQHLIGGYRNVKKCGTCPPEIREEVKKYVESKQLLKTQMLHQPSLANLSDEDDEMRPPPSKTQKMSSNASSTARTANVKGPMNLYYPQTSKGKGSSSTTASDASKKLLRDRAVSAFAVWVYDAGLPFNCVNHKSFDKYIETIGQYGPGMKPPTYHEIRVTHLKKEVEKIDEIIEEHKLIWTEFGCSIMMDKWTTRNGKMIINILVNSPLGGVFLGSVDASDESTNSTKMFNLFEKTIKQIGPENVIQVVTDNASENVKAGDMIMGVYPHIYWTPCAAHCINLMFGDIFKINPYASVFQKAIKIHSYVAMRPLLLNMMRRYTNQRNLVKPAKTRFATAFLTLQSFYMQKKNLRTMIFSTEWTESRFAKELLGKEVVRHLTSTSFWNDVVRALKVGSPLIVALRLVDGEKKPSMGYIYEAMDRAKEAIEKGFHGDRKQYEKVFEIIDLRWTDQLHRPLHAAGHVLNPGMFYTNYQNKTLSTEVWKGYRECVDKMVPNATQDVLIKELHMYKHALGTFGMPQAIRNRDKTSPCKWVDLVIFIALLKLFDLFIIIKPFNFFFIAEWWSVFGNHTPNLQQRAIRVLSLTCSASGCERNWSVFEHIHTKKRNRLELSRLNNLVYIKYNRTLRRHYDVGDTVDPILLDNIDEANEWLIGCPQNEEEELVYEGCDLDWGTVSRASGVEENIYSLRGGSSSSRSHNKGKRVATIATSSLRSRCLIDENSESETETEPELEEEEDEEQYNVENLGYQEFGNLEDLEFE from the exons ATGGAATCGTCGGACGCTAGCAAAAAAGACATAGGTTGGAATTATGGTGCCAAAGGCCTAACAAAAGATTCAGTCACATGTATCTTTTGTCGAGAAACTTTCAATGGCGGAATTACTCGACACAAACAACATTTGATTGGTGGTTACAGAAATGTAAAAAAATGTGGAACTTGTCCTCCTGAAATTAGGGAAGAAGTAAAAAAGTATGTTGAAAGTAAACAGTTGTTAAAAACTCAAATGTTGCACCAACCATCCTTGGCTAATCTctctgatgaagatgatgaaatgAGGCCTCCTCcctcaaaaacacaaaaaatgtCATCCAATGCATCATCCACGGCACGGACTGCCAATGTGAAAGGTCCCATGAATCTTTATTACCCGCAAACATCAAAGGGGAAGGGAAGCAGTAGCACGACAGCGTCTGATGCATCCAAGAAGTTGCTAAGAGATCGCGCTGTAAGTGCTTTTGCAGTATGGGTATATGATGCAGGGCTCCCTTTTAATTGTGTAAATCACAAAAGTTTTGATAAATACATTGAGACCATAGgacaatatggcccaggaatgaaaCCTCCTACCTATCACGAAATTAGAGTTACTCATCTAAAAAAAGAGGTGGAGAAGATAGATGAGATTATTGAGGAACATAAATTGATATGGACAGAGTTTGGGTGTTCAATTATGATGGACAAGTGGACAACACGAAATGGAAAAATGATCATCAATATTTTGGTCAATTCTCCATTAGGTGGTGTGTTTCTTGGGTCAGTCGATGCTAGTGATGAATCTACAAATTCCACCAAGATGTTCAACTTGTTTGAGAAGACTATTAAGCAAATTGGACCGGAAAATGTTATACAAGTTGTTACCGATAATGCTAGCGAGAATGTTAAAGCCGGTGACATGATAATGGGTGTGTACCCGCACATTTACTGGACTCCATGTGCTGCCCATTGTATCAATTTGATGTTTGGTGACATCTTCAAAATAAACCCGTATGCTTCAG TTTTTCAGAAGGCCATTAAGATACATTCTTACGTAGCAATGAGACCATTGTTGTTGAACATGATGAGAAGATATACAAACCAAAGAAATTTGGTGAAACCGGCTAAGACAAGATTTGCAACGGCCTTCTTAACTTTGCAATCTTTTTACATGCAAAAGAAAAACTTGAGAACTATGATCTTCTCAACCGAATGGACAGAAAGTAGATTTGCAAAGGAACTTTTGGGAAAAGAAGTTGTCAGACATCTTACTTCTACATCTTTTTGGAATGATGTTGTTAGGGCACTTAAAGTTGGTTCACCTTTGATAGTAGCGCTTCGCTTGGTGGATGGAGAAAAAAAACCATCAATGGGCTATATTTATGAAGCAATGGATAGAGCCAAAGAAGCTATTGAAAAGGGTTTTCATGGTGATCGGAAGCAATATGAGAAAGTTTTCGAAATCATTGATCTGCGGTGGACGGACCAACTTCATAGACCTTTGCATGCAGCAGGCCATGTTTTGAACCCGGGAATGTTTTACACTAATTATCAAAATAAGACTTTATCAACAGAAGTGTGGAAAGGTTACCGTGAATGTGTTGATAAGATGGTCCCTAATGCAACACAAGATGTTCTCATCAAAGAGCTTCATATGTATAAACATGCATTGGGGACTTTTGGTATGCCTCAGGCTATAAGAAACAGAGACAAAACATCCCCTTGTAAGTGGGTTGATTTAGTTATTTTTATAGCTTTACTTAAGTTATTTGACTTATTTATAATTATTaaaccttttaattttttttttatagctgAATGGTGGTCGGTATTTGGTAATCATACTCCAAACTTGCAACAGCGTGCCATAAGAGTATTAAGTTTAACTTGTAGTGCATCCGGATGCGAGAGAAATTGGAGCGTGTTTGAACAT ATTCATACCAAAAAGAGGAATAGGCTTGAACTATCGCGTCTCAACAATCTAGTGTACATTAAGTACAATAGAACATTGAGGCGTCATTATGATGTTGGCGATACCGTTGATCCAATTCTGTTGGATAATATTGACGAAGCAAATGAATGGTTAATTGGATGCCCCCAAAATGAAGAAGAGGAACTAGTATATGAGGGATGTGATCTTGATTGGGGTACTGTTTCTAGGGCGTCTGGAGTTGAGGAGAATATCTATAGTCTTAGGGGCGGTTCTTCAAGTTCAAGGTCACATAACAAGGGCAAAAGAGTAGCTACTATTGCTACAAGCTCACTTCGCTCTCGGTGCTTAATTGATGAAAACTCCGAGTCCGAGACCGAGACCGAGCCCGAgctcgaggaggaagaagatGAGGAGCAATATAATGTTGAGAATCTTGGATATCAAGAATTTGGAAATCTTGAAGATCTTGAATTTGAATAG
- the LOC132626153 gene encoding uncharacterized protein LOC132626153 isoform X2: MESSDASKKDIGWNYGAKGLTKDSVTCIFCRETFNGGITRHKQHLIGGYRNVKKCGTCPPEIREEVKKYVESKQLLKTQMLHQPSLANLSDEDDEMRPPPSKTQKMSSNASSTARTANVKGPMNLYYPQTSKGKGSSSTTASDASKKLLRDRAVSAFAVWVYDAGLPFNCVNHKSFDKYIETIGQYGPGMKPPTYHEIRVTHLKKEVEKIDEIIEEHKLIWTEFGCSIMMDKWTTRNGKMIINILVNSPLGGVFLGSVDASDESTNSTKMFNLFEKTIKQIGPENVIQVVTDNASENVKAGDMIMGVYPHIYWTPCAAHCINLMFGDIFKINPYASVFQKAIKIHSYVAMRPLLLNMMRRYTNQRNLVKPAKTRFATAFLTLQSFYMQKKNLRTMIFSTEWTESRFAKELLGKEVVRHLTSTSFWNDVVRALKVGSPLIVALRLVDGEKKPSMGYIYEAMDRAKEAIEKGFHGDRKQYEKVFEIIDLRWTDQLHRPLHAAGHVLNPGMFYTNYQNKTLSTEVWKGYRECVDKMVPNATQDVLIKELHMYKHALGTFGMPQAIRNRDKTSPSEWWSVFGNHTPNLQQRAIRVLSLTCSASGCERNWSVFEHIHTKKRNRLELSRLNNLVYIKYNRTLRRHYDVGDTVDPILLDNIDEANEWLIGCPQNEEEELVYEGCDLDWGTVSRASGVEENIYSLRGGSSSSRSHNKGKRVATIATSSLRSRCLIDENSESETETEPELEEEEDEEQYNVENLGYQEFGNLEDLEFE, from the exons ATGGAATCGTCGGACGCTAGCAAAAAAGACATAGGTTGGAATTATGGTGCCAAAGGCCTAACAAAAGATTCAGTCACATGTATCTTTTGTCGAGAAACTTTCAATGGCGGAATTACTCGACACAAACAACATTTGATTGGTGGTTACAGAAATGTAAAAAAATGTGGAACTTGTCCTCCTGAAATTAGGGAAGAAGTAAAAAAGTATGTTGAAAGTAAACAGTTGTTAAAAACTCAAATGTTGCACCAACCATCCTTGGCTAATCTctctgatgaagatgatgaaatgAGGCCTCCTCcctcaaaaacacaaaaaatgtCATCCAATGCATCATCCACGGCACGGACTGCCAATGTGAAAGGTCCCATGAATCTTTATTACCCGCAAACATCAAAGGGGAAGGGAAGCAGTAGCACGACAGCGTCTGATGCATCCAAGAAGTTGCTAAGAGATCGCGCTGTAAGTGCTTTTGCAGTATGGGTATATGATGCAGGGCTCCCTTTTAATTGTGTAAATCACAAAAGTTTTGATAAATACATTGAGACCATAGgacaatatggcccaggaatgaaaCCTCCTACCTATCACGAAATTAGAGTTACTCATCTAAAAAAAGAGGTGGAGAAGATAGATGAGATTATTGAGGAACATAAATTGATATGGACAGAGTTTGGGTGTTCAATTATGATGGACAAGTGGACAACACGAAATGGAAAAATGATCATCAATATTTTGGTCAATTCTCCATTAGGTGGTGTGTTTCTTGGGTCAGTCGATGCTAGTGATGAATCTACAAATTCCACCAAGATGTTCAACTTGTTTGAGAAGACTATTAAGCAAATTGGACCGGAAAATGTTATACAAGTTGTTACCGATAATGCTAGCGAGAATGTTAAAGCCGGTGACATGATAATGGGTGTGTACCCGCACATTTACTGGACTCCATGTGCTGCCCATTGTATCAATTTGATGTTTGGTGACATCTTCAAAATAAACCCGTATGCTTCAG TTTTTCAGAAGGCCATTAAGATACATTCTTACGTAGCAATGAGACCATTGTTGTTGAACATGATGAGAAGATATACAAACCAAAGAAATTTGGTGAAACCGGCTAAGACAAGATTTGCAACGGCCTTCTTAACTTTGCAATCTTTTTACATGCAAAAGAAAAACTTGAGAACTATGATCTTCTCAACCGAATGGACAGAAAGTAGATTTGCAAAGGAACTTTTGGGAAAAGAAGTTGTCAGACATCTTACTTCTACATCTTTTTGGAATGATGTTGTTAGGGCACTTAAAGTTGGTTCACCTTTGATAGTAGCGCTTCGCTTGGTGGATGGAGAAAAAAAACCATCAATGGGCTATATTTATGAAGCAATGGATAGAGCCAAAGAAGCTATTGAAAAGGGTTTTCATGGTGATCGGAAGCAATATGAGAAAGTTTTCGAAATCATTGATCTGCGGTGGACGGACCAACTTCATAGACCTTTGCATGCAGCAGGCCATGTTTTGAACCCGGGAATGTTTTACACTAATTATCAAAATAAGACTTTATCAACAGAAGTGTGGAAAGGTTACCGTGAATGTGTTGATAAGATGGTCCCTAATGCAACACAAGATGTTCTCATCAAAGAGCTTCATATGTATAAACATGCATTGGGGACTTTTGGTATGCCTCAGGCTATAAGAAACAGAGACAAAACATCCCCTT ctgAATGGTGGTCGGTATTTGGTAATCATACTCCAAACTTGCAACAGCGTGCCATAAGAGTATTAAGTTTAACTTGTAGTGCATCCGGATGCGAGAGAAATTGGAGCGTGTTTGAACAT ATTCATACCAAAAAGAGGAATAGGCTTGAACTATCGCGTCTCAACAATCTAGTGTACATTAAGTACAATAGAACATTGAGGCGTCATTATGATGTTGGCGATACCGTTGATCCAATTCTGTTGGATAATATTGACGAAGCAAATGAATGGTTAATTGGATGCCCCCAAAATGAAGAAGAGGAACTAGTATATGAGGGATGTGATCTTGATTGGGGTACTGTTTCTAGGGCGTCTGGAGTTGAGGAGAATATCTATAGTCTTAGGGGCGGTTCTTCAAGTTCAAGGTCACATAACAAGGGCAAAAGAGTAGCTACTATTGCTACAAGCTCACTTCGCTCTCGGTGCTTAATTGATGAAAACTCCGAGTCCGAGACCGAGACCGAGCCCGAgctcgaggaggaagaagatGAGGAGCAATATAATGTTGAGAATCTTGGATATCAAGAATTTGGAAATCTTGAAGATCTTGAATTTGAATAG